The sequence below is a genomic window from Glycine max cultivar Williams 82 chromosome 20, Glycine_max_v4.0, whole genome shotgun sequence.
CCGGTTGGGTTCACCCCACCGGAACTGGACCCAAACACCCCTTCCCCGATCTTCGGAGGCAGCACCGGCGGGCTCCTGcgcaaggcccaagtggaggaGTTTTATGTCATCACATGGGACTCCCCGAAAGAACAGATCTTTGAAATGCCCACTGGCGGCGCTGCCATCATGAGGGAGGGTCCCAACCTTCTCAAGTTGGCGAGGAAGGAGCAGTGCTTGGCTCTTGGGACTAGGCTCAGGTCAAAGTACAAGATCAAGTACCAGTTTTACAGGGTCTTCCCCAATGGGGAGGTTCAGTATTTGCACCCCAAGGATGGTGTGTACCCTGAGAAGGTCAACGCCGGACGCCAAGGGGTTGGTCAGAACTTCAGGTCTATTGGTAAGAATGTTAGTCCTATTGAGGTCAAGTTCACTGGCAAGCAACCCTATGATTTGTGAGCAACTCTATCATCATTCCCCCATGCTTCTTCCATTCGTTTATATGCTATATTGTCATCTCATGTCATGCCAGGAATGCTATAACTCTTTACCTTAATTTTACACTTCTTTTTCGCTAGCTATTTGGTGATTGTTTATTATTTGCGCCAACTGCATGTTTTGGATCAATATTCATTTCCTGAAATTAATCCATCCAACTTATGCTAGAGTAGCAATACCGAAACCAAACGCGGATACGTTGCGTGAAGAGTGAAAGTTTGCTGAAGTGAGAATTTTGTGATCATGAGTGAAtcgaatattatttattttatatcgcATAATTGATTGGGACTGAGGGAGAGAGCCTCCTACCTCCTATTTCACGTTCAACAAGGCTTACACCTGGTTTTGGGTTTTGAGTCGCATAATTGATTGggtacaaaattgattttttttttatattttttattttatgttaaaaaataatttaaaattgattttagattgagaattaattatgtattgaagtaattttaactaattgaattcaaaattttctactaaattttacttttaattagatTTGTATAAACATAAGTAGTGTAGTACATCATTGACATGTATGGCTCAACCTTTTTTTGTCTGCACACCTAGTTGATAGTTTTCCTACCAAGCCTACAAATTAATCCGAAATTTCACATAACAAACCATAGCAACTCACCATTGTACCCTTGTGTCCATAActaatatctattttttcaataatagcCTAATTAGGTCGTtctaaaaatttcaatattgcACCAATTAACACTGTcacaattatcatttaaatgCAGCAACCACCTACAATTGAAAAACCCTGATCCTATTTACTACCACAAAATCCTAGAAGAAAAAGTAGGGATGTGTTTATCTTGATCTTTaccttatataaattttgattaaatcattttatttgaatCTAAATCCCACCTAATCAATAAAATGAGGTATAACTGGGTCAGTCCGGCTTTTTAGCACAAAATATTAAGTTAACGTTAAATTGTAAAACAAAAggaatataaaagttaaattgaagtacattttaaaaaataaaaattaaaaaataatattataataaatataatatcatattatacaaaatatttttattaaattaaaaaagttattattaatacatggttgcttaaaaaagtataatttttcaataaattataagacACTAAACTTGGGAAAATCTAAAGCATA
It includes:
- the LOC100800992 gene encoding photosystem I reaction center subunit II, chloroplastic, whose product is MAMATQASLFTPPLSGLKPSDRATAPWKQSSTLSFSTSKPLKFSRTIRAAATDQTTEAPVGFTPPELDPNTPSPIFGGSTGGLLRKAQVEEFYVITWDSPKEQIFEMPTGGAAIMREGPNLLKLARKEQCLALGTRLRSKYKIKYQFYRVFPNGEVQYLHPKDGVYPEKVNAGRQGVGQNFRSIGKNVSPIEVKFTGKQPYDL